The following coding sequences are from one Cherax quadricarinatus isolate ZL_2023a unplaced genomic scaffold, ASM3850222v1 Contig30, whole genome shotgun sequence window:
- the eIF1A gene encoding eukaryotic translation initiation factor 1A, Y-chromosomal has product MPKNKGKGGKNRRRGKNENEAEKRELIFKEEGQEYAQVTKMLGNGRLEALCFTDGMKRLCHIRGKLRKKVWINQGDIILLGLRDYQDKKADVILKYNADEARNLKSYGEIPESVKVNENATFVEDGMDDDIEFDDYSEEEEDVVNDIDAI; this is encoded by the exons ATGCCTAAGAATAAGG GAAAGGGAGGTAAGAACAGGCGGCGAGGTAAGAACGAGAACGAAGCCGAGAAGAGAGAACTGATCTTCAAGGAAGAAGGTCAAGAATATGCCCAG GTGACGAAAATGCTGGGTAACGGCAGATTGGAAGCTCTGTGTTTTACAGACGGTATGAAGCGGCTCTGTCATATTAGAGGCAAGCTACGTAAGAAG GTTTGGATCAACCAAGGCGACATCATTCTCCTAGGCCTACGTGACTACCAGGACAAGAAAGCCGACGTCATCCTCAAATACAACGCTGACGAGGCCCGCAACCTGAAATCTTATGGCGAGATCCCAGAGTCCG TGAAGGTGAACGAGAACGCCACCTTCGTGGAGGACGGTATGGATGACGACATTGAGTTCGATGACTActctgaggaggaggaggatgtcgTCAATGATATTGATGCT ATATAA